One Argentina anserina chromosome 6, drPotAnse1.1, whole genome shotgun sequence genomic window, ATGCTCAGTATTTTGGGGAGATTGGTATTGGCACCCCTGCTCAGAAGTTTACTGTCATATTTGATACTGGAAGTTCTAACCTTTGGGTGCCCTCGGCAAAGTGTTACTTCTCGGTAAGTTTATTGAGTGGTTATGTTGGACTGGATTTGTATGTAATTTGTTGTGTCACAATGTGGTTTTCTTGAAATTGATTTTTATGTTTTGGAATTTAATGATTGCAGGTTGCTTGCTTCTTTCACTCCAAGTATAAGTCTAGTCAATCAAGTTCACACACAAAGAATGGTTAATTTCTGTTCCTCGGTCTACTGCATTCATATCCTGAAAAGATTATTGCTAGACATTAtcctttttgttttcatttgtttATAAGTTTATACACCTAGAGTTTTCACAAAGATCCGAATGGCCAACAACCTGAGTCTTCCATTGATCCACAGTCCACTATGTTACCACTTAATGCCACAACACTTTATTTTCAAATGCAGGGACATCTGCGGCTATACAGTACGGAACTGGGGCAATTGCAGGTTTTTTCAGCCAGGACCATGTCACAGTTGGAGACCTTGTTGTTAAGGATCAAGTAAATTTTGACAGAATTTACAACCAGTGAGTTCCAGGGTTGGGAATTAACCTTTGCTAATTGCTATTACTGCTGGTTATTAGGATTTTATTGAGGCAACCAAGGAGCCTGGTGTCACGTTTGTGGCAGCTAAGTTTGATGGCATACTTGGACTTGGATACCAAGAGATCTCGGTTGGAGGTGCTGTTCCTGTCTGGTACGTTACTGCTGCTTGTCTCTTTATAGAGCGAATCAGTTGATTGAATCTCTATACTTGAAAGTACTAAATTTGCTATTATCTTCCTTTATCGAAATGTTTCTTTTAACCTAACAAATTCTGTCAGACATGAATTATCTTTTTTCTGTTCTCAATTGTCTTTTAAGTTCATTTGACAATACATTTGCTATTAAACAGGTATAATATGGTCAGTCAAGGTCTTGTTAAAGAGCCAGTTTTTTCATTCTGGTTAAATCGCAACACTGAAGGGGAAGAAGGGGGTGAGATCGTATTTGGTGGGATGGATTCTAACCATTATGTGGGTGAGCATACATTTGTTCCAGTGACTCAAAAAGGCTACTGGCAGGTAAAATATGACCATCAATTCCACTTGATGTcatctttgttttttctttttattggcTCACTAATCTTTATATTATGTGCAGTTTGATATGGGGGATGTGCTAATTGGTGGTGAAACATCTGGTATCGATTTACtttacagtttttttttcttttttctcggCATCTTACCAtgctgaaacgatagaaagttttTTATATGCTTAGCCTGCTTGTATGTATTGAAACATTGTCATGACATTTCCCAGGACTTTGTGCTTGTGGTTGTTCAGCAATTGCTGATTCAGGAACTTCCCTATTGGCAGGGCCAACGGTAGGTTGTTGCAAAATATACATCTATGGTCTTTTCCTTTCAGTAATTAGAATAAATAAGAAAGATGTCAGTATATCAAGAAGCATGGCAGGAGACATACAAAGATCATGTTTTAGTTTCCAATGGAATGTGGATTTTCTGCCTGTCAGTTACATATGTACAAATTACAATGTTTATGGTTTCCAATTCCTAGACTTTATAATCGTTTCATTTAATGCAGCTATCTGCCAGAAACCATTTCTAGTTCACTTAGCCAAATGTCTATAATTTTCTGATTTACGTCATTGTATAATCTCGCTTTCAGACTATTATCACTCAAATAAATCATGCAATTGGAGCATCTGGTATTGTAAGCCAGGAATGTAAGGCGGTTGTCGACCAATATGGGAAAATTATACTGGAAATGTTACTGGCTCAGGTATATGATTACAATATTTTTATGGGATTTGCTTaatctttattttattatgtaaTATTAAGTTTTCTGTATTTGATTTTTTCTTGTATTGGTATATGTTCTAGGTTAAACCCCAAAGAATCTGCTCTCAAATCGGTGTATGTACTTTTGATGGGACTCGTGGTGTGAGGTTAGATTCAGTTCAACAGAATTTCTGAATGTTGCTTTGGCGAGGATAGTAATTAACATTGACTATCATAGCATTTTCTGTCACATCGCTTCTCATCTTAATGTAAATGTGTTGATATCTTTACAGT contains:
- the LOC126800827 gene encoding aspartic proteinase A1-like, with the translated sequence MGTKIRACLVTLIQFLLLSHVVLSEPNDGLIRIGLKKVKLDQTSQLHRETNAKNAQGGVRAPLKEYRLRGDLSGDTDIVELKNYMDAQYFGEIGIGTPAQKFTVIFDTGSSNLWVPSAKCYFSVACFFHSKYKSSQSSSHTKNGTSAAIQYGTGAIAGFFSQDHVTVGDLVVKDQDFIEATKEPGVTFVAAKFDGILGLGYQEISVGGAVPVWYNMVSQGLVKEPVFSFWLNRNTEGEEGGEIVFGGMDSNHYVGEHTFVPVTQKGYWQFDMGDVLIGGETSGLCACGCSAIADSGTSLLAGPTTIITQINHAIGASGIVSQECKAVVDQYGKIILEMLLAQVKPQRICSQIGVCTFDGTRGVSMDIETVVDQNMETTSDGVHDAACTACEMAVVWIQNRLKRNLNQTEEQILNYANELCERLPSPSGESAVQCNDLSSLPTISFTIGGKVFDLAPEQYVLKLGEGAAAQCLSGFIALDMAPPRGPLWILGDIFMGQYHTVFDYGNATVGFAVAA